Within Conger conger chromosome 3, fConCon1.1, whole genome shotgun sequence, the genomic segment TTGTCTTTCCGCATAGCCCTTCGCGATCTATTTTCTCTTTAATAAGAAGGACTCCCTTTTCTTTATTCAGCTCAATGTATTCAGCGCTGTCTCCAGTATATACACGAGCGCTGCCCATTTTTACTCTATTTAATTCCAACCCCAAATCCTGCACTATATTACCGACCAGCGAACCTTTAGGCATTTCCTCGGGTATGGAATAGCTAACCTGCCCATACACTAAACCGAAAGAAAGGACGGAGATAAACAGATTTACTTGCCATGTCATTGTTCGTCCCCACATTATCCTAGCGAATTGAGGATGCGAAAGAAATTGAAACCTTAACAAGTGATCTCCAGTAACGGTTTTGTAATTCCAGTTATTGTCGAAAAATGTTCAGCGTCTGTGGTTTTGGTACAAAGGCGGAGCAGCTTTACATATGAGTGCACAATGGAGATGCACTGGGCGATATGtgcagctctttctctctcattcactggAATATTACAGGGGAGGGCCTGCGAGAATTGTGTTCCTCAACAGAATCACAGCAATCAACAGCGGCGCTCTGAGTTCGAGTACAGAATTGCAAAGTCATAAAAGACGCTCATCCTGCAGATCTATTTACGGTGTAACACACACAATTGGGGAAGGCGAGGCACAATTTCAGATTCATACATTGCTTTCAGGGGACACTTTTTTGGTTCAATCCCTAAGTACAGGAGTACATTTTGCAGTTTAAGGCATAATCATGGCCCATATAAGTGGCACAAAAGTGTATTGCAGTTGCAAAAGATCACCTTAATGCAGAAACTATCCACCATGATGTACACCAAGATGTTACCATGTAAAGCATATACAACAGTATACATATCTTACAATTCTAAGAAGACAGAGCTGTAATGTTAGTTGATATCATAGATAGTGACAATTAAGTACAGtgtctatttaaaaaaagcaaatgcaGAAAATTGGAAAACTGCAGTCAGTGGAAAAATCTCACCTGATTCTCTGACTCATCAATCCCTTTTTCTGATACGTGCTGTAGTGTTTGCGTTCCACAGGCGTCCAGACTAATGATGCTCTGACTGCAAGGTCTGATGTACTTCATATCACTCTTTCTAGAGTCAGTAGTTCTGCATACCTCGTAATTATATGCACGCTGAAGAGTTCCGGTTCCTCCCACGTCTGCGTAAAGCGGTGGATAATAGGGGATAACTGGGAGATTTCCGTTGGATTTATAAAACAATCGTTCGCGTCTCCATCTATAGCACTTCACTGTCACCATGGCAATGATTGAGACgataaaaaggaatgaaaccACTGCAAGAGCCAAGACTAAATAAAACGTAAGGCTGTCATTGTAATCCTTGCCCTGCGTAAAGTCAGTGAATTCTGAAAGTACTTCCGGGAAGCTGTCGGCCACCGCCACGTTCACATTCACTGTAGCTGAGCGAGAGGGCCGCCCGTTGTCCTCAACAACAACGGTGAGTTTCTGTTTCACAGAATCTTTATCAGTGACCAGACGTAAAGTTCTGATTTCTCCGTTCTGTAGGCCCACTTCAAACAGAGCCTTGTCTGTCGCTTTCAGCAGTTTATATGAGAGCCAGGCATTCTGTCCAGAGTCCACATCAACAGCGACCACTTTAGTGACAAGATATCCAACATCAGCCGAACGAGGAACcatttcagccacatgagagaCACCAGTCTGTACTGGATAGAGAATCTGAGGCGCGTTATCGTTCTGGTCTTGGATAAAAATCTTCACCGTCGCATTATTGCTCAGTGGAGGAGAACCTCCATCTTGCGCTTTTACGCGGAACTGGAAATCCTTAATCTGCTCGTAGTCAAAAGAGCGCACCGCATGGATGACTCCACTTTCAGAGTTCACAGACACATATGAGGAGACGGACACGCCATTAACCGTCGCGTCTTCTAATATATAAGAGATACGAGCATTCTGGTTCCAGTCAGCGTCTTTAGCTCTCACTGATAAAATGGAGAGGCCGGGGGTATTGTTTTCTACAATAAATGCCTGATACGCGCTACTTTCGAATATGGGAAAGTTGTCATTAATATCAGATACTTTTAAATTCAAAGTCAAATTACTGGAAAGTGAGGGCACTCCGTTATCTACAGCGGTTACTGTTATATTATATTCTGGCGTTGTTTCCCGATCTAATGCAGTGTCCGTCAGCAGGCTATAATAATTACtagatgatgatgtcagtctaaATGGAATATCGTCTCTTATTTGGCAGTTGACTTGGCCGTTGTTCCCCGAATCCGCATCATGAACATTAATGACAGCCACAACAGTTGCAGGCAAGACGTTCTCCAGCACAAATTTCGAGGACGACATTACAGCTATTGCTGGTATGTTATCATTGACATCAACAATTTCTATAATAATTTTAGCAGTGTCTATAAGACCACCCACATCTATGGCTTGGATATTTACTTGATAGTTTTTGGATTTCTCGTAGTCAATATGTCCGATTAACCTAACATCTCCAGTGTCTTCATTCataacaaatattttgtttacGCCGTCAACACTGTcagaaattgaataaataacCTGCGCATTCAATCCTTTATCCGCATCGGATGCGCTGACTGTGGTGACGAGTGAACCTTTTTGGCTATTCTCTGCTATAGAGGCTTTGTAAACCGCCTGCGTAAAAATAGGTGGATTGTCATTATTGTCAAGCACAGTTACATGAATCTTAGCGGTCCCAGTCATCTGGGGATCCCCGCCGTCTACCGCAGTTAACAATAAGAACATTTCCTCCGACGTTTCCCTGTCCAGCTGTGTCTGCAGTACCATCTCTACATGCATGCTGCCGTCTGGCTGTGATTGAACCTTGAGCACAAAATTTTCCGTGGGCTTCAGAGTGTAGCTCTGTAGCGTATTGACACCCACATCAGCATCCACTGCGCCACCCAGTACAAACCGTGCCCCTGAAAGAGCCGATTCGCTAATCGCCAACCCGATCTCATTCTTAGGAAAGATAGGAGCGTTGTCGTTTATATCTAAAATTTCAACCGTAACGCCATGAAATTCAATGGGCTCGTCCAGGACAATCTGAAAATGGATCGAGCACGGCGAGGTCTGCTCACACAATGCTTCCCTGTCCATTCTTTCTCTCACTACCAAAACACCCTTGTCACGAATCAGCTCGACGTACTCACTGTTGTCTGCAGCATATATGCGAGCTCTTCCACTCGCCAACCTCGCAATGTCTAATCCCAAATCCTGAGCAATATTTCCAACGAACGAGCCCTTCGACATCTCCTCCGGTACCGAATATCGAATATGGCTGAAAACAGTGCCCAGGCAGAATACACTCGCAACGAAGAACCGTACTTGCCATTTCATTGTCAAGATTTCACGAATCCCTTCCATTGTATTGTCGAAATGTATGTATTCCAGattgaattatatattttgtacCATATCCCTCGACGGAGAAGAACACGAGTATGAAATATGAGAGAATTGTTTCCTAAAAGGCAGGCGTGGTATATCGATGATCCGTTGTGCGTCGTGTAGTTTCTCTGCACACTGAATGCtaccctttctctgtctcttgtGCGCAGCAGTAACATGGGAGGTGCTCCAGAGCCCGTATTTACCTACCCCAAGGATCAACAGCGGCACCGTGAGCCCGCCTTCTGCATTACAATTATTATAAATGATCACTTAGAATCATTTTAATTACACGCCGAttccaaaaataacaaaaatgcatGGGAAACAAAATGCCCAAATGCATAACTACTCATTTGCTTAAGGTTTACTGCAGCTTCCACACTTTTGAATTTGCACATGAAAGGTCAACTATTATTTTCTTACTTTGCACAGGGGCACCACAGGTACGAGAAGTGGCTCACGCAGCATCACGTCTGTTTTCTGGGTGCCTTAAATACTTTTGCACTCTGATCCAGCGAAAATACATTAATGGATGAATACAGGAATGCAAATAACAGTGACCACTCCTCCACATGTAAGGATATTGCAGTTCAATACAACATTTTCTTATAaaaaagcacagacacacacacacacacacacacacacacacacacatatgtgtatatgtattaaaatactcatttttgatcactatttttctttttctctccattttaaTTATTGTATCACGAGTACAGCCACTGGCCTGTAGCAAATGCAGAAGTGCAATACATGACCCAGTAGATGAGACGATGGAAAACGACTGCTCCTCGAACCACAGCGCTCACCTCTGTTGAAGAATCCTCGGTTTCTAGCAGTGGCCTCTCCCTGTGCACGTGCGGCATGGTCTCTGCGCCACTTGCATCAACACTGACGAGGCTTTGACTGATGGGTCTGAGGTACTTAATGTCACTCTTTCTGGAGTCAGTGGTCCTGTACAACTCATAATTGTACACGTGCTGTAGAGTCCCTGTATCTCCGTCTGCGTAACGGGGCGGATAGTAAGGAATAACTGGAAGATTGGACTGGTAGAAGATGCGGGATTGTCTCCATCTGTAGACTTTCACTGATATTAAAACTACCAATGATGAAACGAAGAGGAAGGAAACTACAGCCAATGCTAATACTAAATAAAAAGTCAAGTTGTCATTGTAATTCTTGTCGTGCGTAAAATCCGTGAATTCTGAAAGCACTTCCGGGAAACTGTCAGCCACCGCCACGTTCACATTCACTGTAGCAGAGCGGGAGGGCTGTCCGTTGTCCTCCACTACAACAGTGAGTCTTTGTTTCACAGAATCTTTATCAGTGACCTGGCGAAAAGTTCTTATTTCTCCATTCTCTGAGCCCACTTCAAACAGCGCTCTGTCTGTCGATTTCAGCAGTTTATATGAGAGCCAGGCATTCTGTCCGGAGTCCGCATCAACAGCGACCACTTTAGTTACAAGATATCCAACTTCTGCAGAGCGAGGCACAATTTCTGCAACCACAGAGACACTAGTCTGAACTGGGTACAGAATTTGAGGCGCGTTATCGTTCTGGTCTTGGATATAGATTTTAATTGTCACATTACTACTCAATGGAGGAGAGCCTCCATCCTGCGCTTTTACGCGGATCTGGAAATCCTTAATCTGTTCGTAGTCAAAAGAGCGCACTGCGTGGATGACGCCACTGTCAGAGTT encodes:
- the LOC133125149 gene encoding protocadherin gamma-A4-like, translated to MKWQVRFFVASVFCLGTVFSHIRYSVPEEMSKGSFVGNIAQDLGLDIARLASGRARIYAADNSEYVELIRDKGVLVVRERMDREALCEQTSPCSIHFQIVLDEPIEFHGVTIFIQDQNDNAPQILYPVQTGVSHVAEMVPRSADVGYLVTKVVAVDVDSGQNAWLSYKLLKATDKALFEVGLQNGEIRTLRLVTDKDSVKQKLTVVVEDNGRPSRSATVNVNVAVADSFPEVLSEFTDFTQGKDYNDSLTFYLVLALAVVSFLFIVSIIAMVTVKCYRWRRERLFYKSNGNLPVIPYYPPLYADVGGTGTLQRAYNYEVCRTTDSRKSDMKYIRPCSQSIISLDACGTQTLQHVSEKGIDESENQVRFFH